The following proteins are encoded in a genomic region of Pyrus communis chromosome 11, drPyrComm1.1, whole genome shotgun sequence:
- the LOC137749253 gene encoding uncharacterized protein, which translates to MKFKAFLTENGVNLLEKRFLPALDKMGKICHLFLNRDHAIFLHNLLNGDGIQSIAQFRKEALFDDYRISSQNEDRIAFTVDISLLHRALRSSVSICTEFGNGPTANRLQIRLVKKLPPNSTQPLPFLTFETKGYKSAVIQDVPISKPLSRAQVLELQTALDAAQDLPQTLVQVPDLNQLQNFVDRMRHIGDLLNVTISKYGDLHIQISTTLITLGAEFQKLLVIGEQADAPSEDRNLTAQTRSARAILRGDAQSVQVSVKHFGKSLQCHLAKPDCAFYGIAAQGACLTVIFQFFIPGSHQIDKSISLHCRLPVLDQGSG; encoded by the coding sequence ATGAAGTTCAAGGCATTTCTTACAGAGAATGGTGTAAATCTTTTGGAAAAGAGGTTCCTACCAGCCCTAGACAAGATGGGAAAGATATGCCATCTCTTCCTCAACAGAGACCATGCTATCTTCCTCCACAACCTTCTTAATGGTGATGGAATTCAATCCATTGCCCAGTTTCGCAAAGAAGCTCTTTTTGATGACTATCGCATCTCCAGCCAGAATGAGGACCGCATTGCCTTTACAGTAGACATCTCTCTTCTCCACCGTGCTCTTCGTAGCAGTGTCAGCATATGTACTGAGTTTGGAAATGGTCCGACAGCCAACCGCCTCCAGATTAGATTGGTTAAAAAACTACCTCCAAATTCTACCCAACCATTGCCTTTCCTTACTTTCGAGACCAAGGGTTATAAATCTGCGGTAATTCAGGACGTACCAATCTCAAAACCTTTGTCCAGAGCTCAGGTTCTGGAACTTCAAACTGCTCTTGATGCAGCTCAAGACTTGCCACAGACTCTGGTTCAGGTTCCCGATCTGAATCAGTTGCAAAATTTTGTGGATCGGATGAGGCATATTGGTGATTTGCTCAATGTTACCATAAGCAAGTATGGGGATTTACACATTCAGATTTCAACAACACTCATCACACTTGGTGCAGAGTTTCAGAAGCTGTTGGTCATAGGTGAGCAAGCTGATGCTCCATCTGAAGATCGAAATCTGACCGCTCAGACTCGGTCGGCAAGGGCTATTTTAAGGGGTGATGCTCAATCTGTGCAAGTGAGTGTGAAGCATTTTGGTAAGAGCCTTCAGTGCCACTTGGCTAAACCGGACTGCGCTTTCTATGGGATTGCCGCACAAGGTGCTTGCTTGACAGTGATCTTCCAATTTTTCATTCCTGGTTCTCATCAAATCGATAAGTCCATCAGTCTACACTGCAGACTTCCTGTACTTGACCAAGGATCGGGTTAA
- the LOC137709334 gene encoding putative pentatricopeptide repeat-containing protein At3g15930: MMFFLASRTHWIFSSLSLSVYDSLTFMKRIAMASATPTHLPTYTQLQSFENPAPIALFENCNSMDYIKQIHAQAVKTGVALHPIVRNRIIVFCCTDEFGDVNYARQVFDTISEPGAFLWNTMIRGYSRIRCPQDGVSLYLAMQMMSVKPDCYTFPFLLKGFTREIALECGKELHAHVLKYGLDTNVFVQNALVHMYSVCGLIDMARGVFDMIHEKDVATWNVMISGYNRIKKFDESLKLFSDMEKTGVLPTSVTLISVISACSKLKNLDAGKQVHKYVKDCLIKPDLVLGNALVDMYVACGEMHVALEIFEKMKTKDVISWTTIVKGFASSGQVDLARSYFDEMPERDYISWTAIMDGYLRVNRFKEALELFRQMQTSNVKPDEYTMVSILTACAHLGALELGEWIKTYIDKNKIKNDVFVRNALIDMYFKCGNVEKALKVFNAMLQRDKFTWTAVIVGLAVNGHGKEALDVFSRMLESSITPDTITFIGVLSACNHSGMVAEGRNFFDSMTTQHGIQPEVSHYGCMVDLLGRSGNLNEAFEVIQNMPMKPNAAVWGALLGACRMHRDAELAEIAAKHMLELEPDNSSVYVLLCNIYAACSKWDNLRNVRQLMMDRGIKKTPGCSSIEVNGNVHEFVAGDRSHPQSEKIYSKLDKTIEDLKVVGYSPDTSEVFLDVGEEDKESAVCRHSEKLAMAFGMISLGDGATIRIMKNLRICVDCHSMAKLVSRVYDREVIVRDGTRFHHFRHGSCSCKDYW; the protein is encoded by the coding sequence ATGATGTTCTTTCTTGCTTCCAGAACTCACTGGATCTTCTCATCTCTAAGCTTGTCAGTCTATGACTCTTTGACCTTCATGAAAAGGATCGCTATGGCATCTGCAACTCCAACCCACTTGCCAACATACACCCAGCTTCAGTCTTTCGAAAACCCAGCACCAATTGCTCTCTTTGAAAACTGCAATTCCATGGACTACATCAAGCAAATACATGCCCAAGCAGTGAAAACAGGCGTCGCATTGCACCCGATCGTGCGTAACAGAATCATCGTGTTTTGTTGTACTGATGAATTTGGTGATGTGAACTATGCCCGTCAAGTGTTCGACACAATTTCTGAACCAGGTGCGTTTCTTTGGAACACCATGATCAGAGGCTATAGTCGGATACGATGCCCTCAAGATGGCGTTTCTTTGTATTTAGCAATGCAGATGATGAGTGTTAAGCCCGACTGTTACACGTTTCCATTCTTGTTGAAGGGATTCACGCGTGAAATTGCGCTGGAATGTGGCAAAGAGTTGCACGCTCATGTGTTGAAGTATGGACTTGatactaatgtttttgttcaaaATGCATTGGTGCATATGTATTCTGTTTGTGGCCTAATTGATATGGCACGTGGGGTTTTTGATATGATTCACGAGAAGGATGTTGCAACTTGGAATGTAATGATTTCTGGGTATAATcgaatcaagaagtttgatgaATCCTTGAAGCTTTTTAGTGACATGGAGAAAACAGGAGTGTTGCCCACTTCAGTTACACTCATCTCGGTGATATCAGCGTGCTCCAAATTGAAGAATTTAGATGCCGGGAAGCAGGTTCATAAATACGTCAAGGATTGCCTGATCAAACCTGATTTGGTGTTGGGAAATGCTTTGGTTGATATGTATGTAGCTTGTGGGGAAATGCACGTTGCACTTGAGATTTTtgaaaagatgaaaacaaaGGATGTAATTTCTTGGACTACCATTGTTAAGGGGTTTGCCAGTTCTGGACAAGTTGATCTAGCTCGGAGCTACTTCGATGAGATGCCTGAAAGAGACTACATTTCATGGACTGCAATAATGGATGGGTACCTCCGGGTGAATCGGTTCAAAGAGGCACTGGAACTTTTCCGCCAGATGCAGACTTCGAATGTAAAGCCAGATGAGTACACTATGGTAAGCATTCTAACAGCCTGTGCACATCTAGGAGCACTTGAACTCGGAGAATGGATAAAAACTTACATTGACAAGAACAAGATCAAGAATGATGTATTCGTTCGAAATGCTTTAATAGACATGTATTTCAAGTGTGGAAATGTTGAGAAAGCTTTGAAGGTCTTTAATGCAATGCTTCAAAGGGACAAATTTACATGGACGGCTGTGATTGTTGGCCTTGCTGTTAACGGACATGGTAAGGAAGCTCTTGACGTGTTCTCTCGAATGCTAGAATCTTCGATAACTCCCGACACGATAACTTTCATCGGTGTTCTTTCTGCGTGTAATCACTCTGGAATGGTagctgaaggaaggaacttttTCGATAGTATGACCACCCAACATGGAATCCAGCCTGAAGTTTCACATTACGGGTGCATGGTGGATCTTCTTGGCCGATCAGGGAATCTAAACGAAGCTTTTGAGGTTATACAGAACATGCCAATGAAACCAAATGCAGCTGTATGGGGAGCTCTGCTTGGCGCTTGTAGAATGCACAGAGATGCAGAACTGGCTGAAATTGCAGCTAAACATATGCTCGAGTTGGAGCCCGACAACAGTTCTGTTTATGTTCTCTTGTGCAATATATACGCAGCTTGCAGTAAATGGGACAATTTGCGCAACGTAAGACAACTGATGATGGACAGGGGAATCAAGAAGACGCCTGGTTGCAGCTCGATAGAGGTGAATGGTAATGTTCATGAGTTTGTTGCCGGGGACCGGTCACACCCTCAATCCGAAAAAATCTATTCCAAGTTGGATAAGACGATTGAAGACTTGAAGGTTGTCGGGTATTCGCCGGATACATCGGAGGTTTTCCTTGATGTGGGGGAAGAGGATAAAGAGAGTGCAGTTTGCAGGCATAGTGAGAAGTTAGCAATGGCATTTGGGATGATTAGTTTGGGAGATGGGGCAACAATTAGAATCATGAAGAACCTTAGAATCTGTGTGGATTGTCACAGCATGGCAAAGTTGGTCTCCAGAGTTTATGATAGAGAAGTGATTGTTAGGGATGGAACTCGGTTCCACCATTTTAGACACGGTTCGTGTTCGTGTAAAGATTATTGGTGA
- the LOC137709335 gene encoding zinc finger BED domain-containing protein DAYSLEEPER-like — protein sequence MNTPLTPTDNNGIPSSETQPNKRRRKKSIVWEHFTIETIGVGNTRACCKQCKKYFAYITGSKLAGTSHLKRHIALGICPVSRQKNQMTPFTPSSKTGATDAPKRRPRANSGYAKISFDQERCNHEIAKMIIMHEYPLHIVEQQGFISFVRTLQPQFNMVSLKAVQDDCVAIYHREKQNLLNHISGIPGRVSLTVDLWTSNQNLGYVFLRGHFIDGDWNSYRQILNVVMVPSTDSGDTFSQAILTCLSDWHLEGRLFTITLDQSLSNETIIGNLKGLLSVKNPHMLSSQLLIRNCYARVLSRLAQDALRALSGTIIKVRESVKYVKTSESREEKFVQLKQQLQVPSSKNISVDNLTKWDTTYHMLVAACELREVFACLDTYDPDYNINISLEEWKQVETLCTYLMYFFDAANIVTAPTYPSANAFFPKVSEIQKALMHAAMSDDPFVSYLIRPLYEKFDKYWENCCLVLAIAVIMDPRFKMKHVESTFSEIYGENAETWIRIVDGGIHDLFLEYMMQMLTLPEITIEEGNDGIMKTELPEIPSQEILLSSADGLQDFDFFMPDITGGQQMKSELDQYLEEEEFLLVDGVEDFDVLGWWRLNRHKYPTLSRMASDILSIPVSTVAPDAVFDTEIKRMDSYRTSLGTATLEALICAKDWIQYGPLPQPPALQESNAAVKMEF from the coding sequence ATGAATACTCCTCTGACCCCAACTGATAATAATGGCATACCTAGTTCAGAAACCCAGCCAAACAAGCGCAGGAGAAAGAAGTCTATTGTCTGGGAGCACTTCACAATTGAAACTATTGGGGTTGGAAATACTAGGGCTTGCTGTAAGCAGTGCAAGAAATATTTTGCTTACATCACTGGTTCAAAGCTGGCAGGCACAAGCCATCTAAAACGACATATTGCCTTGGGTATCTGCCCAGTAAGTCGACAAAAAAATCAGATGACTCCCTTTACGCCAAGCTCCAAGACTGGTGCTACTGATGCACCAAAACGACGCCCCAGAGCAAATTCTGGATATGCGAAAATTTCTTTTGATCAGGAACGCTGCAACCATGAGATTGCTAAGATGATAATTATGCATGAGTATCCACTTCACATTGTGGAACAACAAGGATTCATTAGTTTTGTTCGAACACTGCAACCTCAGTTCAATATGGTAAGCTTGAAGGCTGTTCAAGATGATTGTGTGGCTATTTACCATAGAGAAAAGCAGAATCTTCTGAATCATATCAGTGGAATTCCTGGACGAGTCAGCCTTACAGTGGACTTGTGGACTTCAAATCAGAACCTGGGCTATGTTTTCTTGAGAGGACACTTCATTGATGGTGACTGGAATTCATATCGTCAAATCCTTAATGTTGTAATGGTACCGTCTACTGATTCAGGTGACACTTTTAGTCAAGCTATTTTGACCTGCTTGTCCGATTGGCATCTGGAAGGTCGGTTGTTTACCATCACACTTGACCAATCCCTATCGAATGAAACCATAATTGGAAATCTTAAAGGGCTTCTTTCAGTCAAGAACCCACACATGCTCAGCAGTCAATTACTGATACGAAATTGCTATGCTCGTGTTCTGAGTCGTCTTGCACAAGATGCACTGAGGGCATTGAGCGGGACAATCATAAAAGTTCGTGAAAGCGTTAAGTATGTGAAAACTTCAGAATCCCGTGAAGAAAAGTTTGTTCAGCTGAAGCAACAACTTCAAGTTCCTAGCTCGAAGAACATTTCAGTTGACAACCTAACTAAGTGGGACACAACATATCATATGCTGGTTGCGGCTTGTGAATTGAGGGAAGTATTTGCTTGCTTGGATACATATGATCCTGATTATAACATAAACATATCGTTGGAAGAATGGAAGCAGGTAGAAACTCTATGTACATACTTAATGTATTTTTTCGATGCGGCCAACATTGTAACTGCCCCAACATACCCTTCTGCAAATGCATTCTTTCCAAAAGTATCAGAAATTCAGAAGGCATTGATGCATGCGGCCATGAGTGATGATCCCTTTGTCAGCTACTTGATCAGACCTCTGTATGAAAAGTTTGACAAGTATTGGGAAAACTGCTGCCTTGTTTTAGCAATTGCTGTTATTATGGATCCGAGGTTCAAAATGAAACATGTAGAGTCAACCTTCTCTGAAATATATGGTGAGAATGCCGAAACATGGATTAGGATTGTTGACGGTGGTATTCATGATCTCTTCCTTGAATACATGATGCAAATGCTTACTCTACCAGAAATAACAATAGAAGAAGGGAACGACGGCATCATGAAAACAGAGCTACCGGAAATACCATCTCAGGAGATTCTACTCTCTTCTGCAGATGGGCTGCAAGATTTTGATTTCTTTATGCCTGATATCACAGGCGGCCAGCAAATGAAGTCAGAACTAGATCAGTAtctggaagaggaagaatttcTATTGGTTGATGGGGTGGAAGACTTTGATGTTCTGGGTTGGTGGAGACTTAACAGACACAAGTACCCAACTCTCTCCAGGATGGCTTCCGATATCTTGTCAATACCCGTGTCTACTGTTGCCCCCGACGCTGTGTTTGACACCGAAATAAAAAGAATGGACAGTTACCGGACTTCATTGGGTACAGCGACTCTTGAAGCCCTTATCTGCGCCAAGGATTGGATTCAGTATGGACCGTTACCGCAACCACCAGCACTTCAAGAGTCTAATGCTGCTGTCAAGATGGAATTCTAG